The Henckelia pumila isolate YLH828 chromosome 2, ASM3356847v2, whole genome shotgun sequence genome includes a window with the following:
- the LOC140877350 gene encoding uncharacterized protein: MDPRQVLNRKRPAVNPPNDQGSTETEAMDVTATLMKTLLKRFQSFKPPTLKGTENAVDCKIWLEDIEQLFDSLDYTDDRRIRLVVHQLQGIAKISYSKDKGAEFATLRKENLNIEEYVAKFDSLLRFAPHIANNEEAKADQVINGLNPDIFTLVNSGRHDNFVDELHQAKGAKADTGASHTFISEKFVMMHAFTSDPLLAIFFEQLKDLIAKGYIRPSVSLWGAPVLFVRKKYGSMRLCIDYRQLNQATTLRAEQLFVKLSKCEFWLDRVVFLGHIISGYDIFVDPSKIVAAMNWPRTTSVPEIQIFMGLAGYYRRFIEEFSSIANPITQLTQNNALFV; the protein is encoded by the exons ATGGATCCTCGTCAAGTTTTGAATAGGAAACGACCAGCAGTAAATCCGccgaatgatcagggtagtactgaGACTGAGGCGATGGATGTCACTGCGACATTGATGAAAACCTTGCTGAaaaggtttcagtctttcaaacCACCGACTCTGAAGGGCACTGAAAATGCAGTTGATTGCAAAATTTGGTTGGAAGACATCgaacagttgtttgattctctggACTACACAGACGACCGTCGAATCCGGTTAGTTGTTCATCAGCTTCAGGGTATTgcgaaaa TCTCTTATAGTAAAGATAAAGGGGCCGAGTTTGCTACTTTGAGGAAAgagaatttgaatattgaagagtatgtggccaagttcgatagtctgttgagATTTGCGCCACATATAGCCAATAACGAGGAAGCAAAAGCTGATCAggtcataaatggcttgaatcccgatATATTTACACTGGTAAATAGTGGAAGGCACGATAATTTTGTTGATGAATTGCATCAAGCCAAAGGAGCTAAAGCAG atacgggtgcatCCCATACtttcatatctgagaaatttgttatgatgcatgcTTTTACTTCTGATCCTTTGCTTGCTATATTTTTT GAACAGCTcaaggatttgattgccaagggttacatcagacctagtgtttcgcTTTGGGGAGCTCCAGTTCTTTTTGTGCGAAAGAAATATGGATCAATGcgactctgtatcgactaccgtcaattgaaccAAGCTACG ACCTTGCGTGCTGAACAGTTGTTTGTTAAACTGTCGAAGtgcgaattctggttggatcgagttgtttttctcggtcatattatatcCGGATATGATATTTttgttgatcccagcaagattgtaGCAgctatgaattggcctagaacGACATCTGTGCCTGAGATTCaaatttttatgggtttagcaggttactatcgcagattcatTGAGGAATTTTCCTCTATTGCGAATCCCATTACTCAGCTAACTCAGAATAATGCGCTTTTTGTTTGA